From a region of the Constantimarinum furrinae genome:
- a CDS encoding recombinase family protein — MKVKYVRISSLEQNTARQVKNESEFDKVFVDKISGAVSFFERPQGKKLVDGVNIGIITEVHVLSIDRIGRNILDILTVCEFLTERNVNLYVENIGMYSMVDGTQNPIFKMIVSVLGNVSEMERNNMLERQRQGIEIAKAKGVYKGRLYGSRMTTEEFLKKYKKVTIELKNGESLRRAAALGGVSLGVAQRVKKALNEQLL, encoded by the coding sequence ATGAAAGTAAAGTACGTGCGCATTTCATCACTCGAACAAAATACGGCTAGACAGGTGAAGAATGAATCCGAATTCGATAAGGTGTTTGTAGACAAGATAAGCGGTGCCGTTTCGTTTTTCGAAAGACCTCAAGGTAAAAAATTGGTTGACGGCGTTAACATAGGGATAATCACTGAGGTTCATGTGTTATCAATTGACCGTATTGGAAGGAACATACTGGACATCCTTACCGTCTGTGAATTCCTGACCGAAAGGAACGTCAACCTTTATGTGGAGAACATCGGTATGTATTCAATGGTTGATGGAACGCAGAACCCAATCTTTAAGATGATTGTATCGGTCCTGGGTAATGTGAGCGAGATGGAGCGGAACAATATGCTCGAACGACAGCGTCAAGGCATTGAGATAGCCAAAGCCAAAGGAGTCTATAAAGGTCGCTTGTACGGTTCTCGCATGACAACTGAAGAGTTTCTAAAGAAGTATAAGAAAGTCACCATTGAGCTTAAGAACGGTGAATCCTTGAGACGTGCAGCGGCATTGGGTGGCGTAAGTCTAGGTGTTGCTCAACGGGTGAAGAAAGCATTAAATGAACAATTGCTGTAA
- a CDS encoding mobile mystery protein B: protein MGLDLEYQDGQTTLEEEEKEGLKIPTVTSHKELNEHEQLNIQNALEWVVTKKFKVNQVLSENFIKLLHKRMYGDVWKWAGKFRQSEKNIGVKWIQIGIALRTLLDDTKLWIEEGTFPPDEIAIRFKHRLVSIHCFPNGNGRHSRLMADILIERILGQPRFSWGNSNLVEASETRSNYIQALKEADVNNFEPLIAFARS from the coding sequence ATGGGACTAGATTTAGAGTATCAAGACGGTCAGACGACTTTAGAGGAAGAGGAAAAGGAAGGTCTTAAAATCCCCACCGTTACCTCGCACAAAGAATTAAATGAACATGAACAGTTAAACATCCAAAACGCTCTTGAATGGGTAGTCACCAAAAAGTTCAAGGTTAATCAAGTTTTATCCGAAAACTTTATAAAACTACTTCATAAGAGAATGTATGGTGATGTGTGGAAGTGGGCGGGAAAATTTCGTCAATCCGAAAAGAACATTGGGGTTAAATGGATTCAAATCGGCATAGCCTTGAGAACCTTGCTTGATGATACTAAGTTATGGATTGAAGAAGGAACGTTCCCGCCTGATGAGATAGCAATACGCTTTAAGCACAGGTTAGTTAGCATCCATTGCTTCCCAAATGGAAATGGCAGACATTCACGGCTAATGGCGGATATATTGATAGAAAGAATTCTTGGACAACCTCGATTTAGTTGGGGCAATAGTAATCTAGTTGAAGCTTCGGAAACTCGTTCAAACTATATCCAAGCCTTGAAAGAAGCTGACGTAAACAACTTCGAGCCATTAATAGCTTTCGCTAGAAGCTAA
- a CDS encoding mobile mystery protein A: MRNKKLLALKQLDRKIEPFMDTERVEIPSGGWIRVIRNSLNITLEQLGSKLGMGRTGVKNLEEREANGTITLKYLQEFAMALELKFVYGFVPIKGTFEDLVEAKSRNLAREIVMRTSHNMALENQAIEDERLKEAVEELAAEIKNEVRKSIWD, encoded by the coding sequence ATGAGAAACAAGAAGTTACTAGCTTTAAAACAGTTAGACAGAAAAATCGAACCATTTATGGACACGGAACGTGTCGAAATTCCTAGTGGTGGATGGATAAGAGTAATTCGCAACTCCTTAAACATTACCCTCGAACAGCTGGGGAGTAAACTCGGAATGGGGCGAACTGGAGTAAAAAATCTTGAAGAACGAGAAGCGAATGGAACAATAACGCTCAAGTATCTTCAAGAATTTGCTATGGCTTTAGAACTTAAGTTTGTGTATGGTTTCGTCCCTATCAAAGGTACGTTCGAAGACTTGGTCGAGGCTAAATCCAGAAATTTAGCGAGAGAAATAGTAATGAGAACAAGTCACAATATGGCACTTGAGAATCAAGCGATTGAAGATGAAAGATTGAAAGAAGCAGTAGAGGAACTTGCTGCTGAAATAAAAAATGAAGTCCGTAAATCGATATGGGACTAG
- a CDS encoding McrB family protein yields MTQEEIKLWRDVMERVITEFNPDDEYPKGTKYFVKVGEKEIPPKVLYGRTYRIIEKEYPSATLYDRSGGVKTNQFIETCGFQIGEKLNYSVVEANTFEHHYNKKVKNARDFQNFIDFGFEMLQKLNIDMYKVRMAIDSGGDISVIIGMRAAYTYNEKSGKSLIGFLVSKDFKEKNKTRLNFTSEYNYGGYPDQSFVKVEITSWADLDSDLLDHHISQIKLQYDYIKDSKQTQWNVKANTTNSVIKYLMFRNENVENWVTALHEEKYDLRYWALGFNSNYERLDRFKNENFWQAIDFDKNDTSPTARTTRAKFVQISKGDLVVIKGYGGSHDLIVHYLGKVNDINLEDETLMLEKLPGELYRGKAPRGKGAGNWHDTIIEITRKRDIELLFYNKVGTEMENVKDEFIKWLIDNPRSNYFNNDYDTLNKYLDTYNSYFDLDIFLCNQSNYMTVIGEIEKVAYLDSNSEFYKYSDRESTHRPRAILGKTNYYQFLKNKFQSDQVVIDKAAHALNNNTMDLNKILYGPPGTGKTYKLQREYFDKFTKKETSLNRSQFIENIVSELSWWQVVAIAVLDLKTPKVSEIYAHEIIQKKAQLSNSKTVRQTIWGQLQSHTVMECENVNVQRRMEPLLFYKRKNSTWTINHEFLEESFPEAFEILTSTKNFRPNPDKLIRNYEFVTFHQSFGYEDFIEGIKPVMEEGSPELTYEIQDGVFKKLCMRAQGDPDNQYAIFIDEINRGNVSSIFGELITLVENDKRIGEENEMTAILPYSKQSFGVPRNIHIIGTMNTADRSVEALDTALRRRFVFEEIMPNPSLLNQIVFDGFNMEEVLRTINERIEVLLDRDHTIGHSYFISLNSGDTIKLKSIFANNIIPLLQEYFYHDYEKIALILGEGFVTPNKLKINFATFKEIDTPESETKYQLRTQITDIEKAVRILLNQDEQDQ; encoded by the coding sequence ATGACACAAGAGGAAATAAAACTATGGCGCGATGTGATGGAAAGAGTTATCACAGAGTTCAATCCAGACGATGAATACCCCAAGGGTACGAAGTATTTCGTTAAAGTTGGCGAAAAGGAAATTCCCCCAAAAGTTCTATATGGCAGGACATATAGGATAATTGAAAAAGAATACCCATCTGCTACACTTTATGATCGTTCTGGCGGCGTGAAGACGAATCAATTTATCGAAACCTGTGGATTCCAGATTGGAGAAAAGCTAAACTATTCTGTTGTTGAAGCAAACACTTTTGAACATCATTATAACAAAAAGGTTAAGAATGCTAGGGATTTTCAGAATTTCATTGATTTTGGATTTGAGATGCTGCAAAAACTGAATATAGATATGTATAAAGTGAGAATGGCTATTGATTCAGGAGGTGATATTTCCGTGATCATTGGTATGCGTGCGGCTTATACCTATAATGAAAAAAGTGGCAAATCGTTGATCGGGTTTTTAGTAAGTAAAGACTTTAAAGAAAAGAATAAAACGCGACTAAATTTTACTTCTGAATATAATTATGGCGGATATCCAGATCAATCTTTTGTTAAGGTGGAAATCACATCTTGGGCCGATCTGGATTCTGATTTACTTGATCATCATATCAGCCAAATAAAGCTGCAATACGATTATATTAAAGATTCAAAACAGACGCAGTGGAATGTAAAAGCGAATACCACCAATAGCGTTATTAAATATTTAATGTTTAGGAATGAAAATGTCGAGAATTGGGTAACCGCACTACATGAAGAAAAATATGATCTTCGTTATTGGGCCTTAGGATTCAACTCTAACTACGAGAGATTAGATCGCTTTAAAAATGAAAACTTTTGGCAAGCAATCGATTTCGATAAAAATGATACAAGTCCTACTGCTAGAACTACGCGAGCTAAGTTCGTCCAGATAAGTAAAGGGGATTTAGTTGTAATAAAGGGATATGGTGGCTCTCATGATTTAATCGTGCATTATTTAGGGAAAGTGAATGATATCAATTTGGAGGATGAAACATTGATGTTGGAGAAATTACCAGGAGAACTATATAGAGGGAAAGCACCTCGTGGTAAGGGAGCAGGTAATTGGCATGATACCATTATCGAGATAACACGAAAAAGGGATATAGAATTACTTTTTTATAATAAAGTCGGGACTGAGATGGAAAACGTAAAAGATGAGTTCATAAAATGGTTAATTGATAATCCTCGGTCTAATTATTTCAATAATGATTATGATACATTAAACAAATATTTAGATACTTATAATTCATATTTTGATCTAGACATTTTTCTTTGTAATCAGTCAAATTACATGACTGTCATTGGTGAAATTGAAAAGGTGGCATATCTTGACTCTAACAGCGAATTTTACAAATATAGTGATAGAGAAAGTACACATAGACCCAGAGCTATATTGGGTAAGACAAATTATTACCAATTTCTAAAAAATAAATTTCAATCCGACCAAGTAGTAATTGATAAAGCAGCCCATGCATTAAATAATAATACTATGGACTTAAATAAAATTTTATATGGTCCTCCCGGAACCGGGAAGACTTATAAACTGCAGCGTGAATATTTCGATAAATTCACTAAGAAAGAAACATCGTTGAATCGGAGTCAATTCATTGAAAATATAGTTTCTGAATTGTCTTGGTGGCAGGTCGTCGCTATTGCCGTATTGGATTTAAAAACTCCCAAAGTTTCTGAAATATATGCACATGAAATCATTCAGAAAAAAGCGCAATTGTCAAATTCCAAAACAGTTCGCCAGACAATATGGGGCCAATTACAGAGTCATACAGTCATGGAGTGTGAAAACGTGAATGTTCAGCGCCGAATGGAACCCTTATTATTCTATAAGAGAAAAAATTCTACCTGGACTATTAATCATGAATTTCTTGAGGAAAGCTTTCCGGAGGCGTTCGAAATCCTCACAAGCACTAAAAATTTTAGGCCCAATCCGGATAAATTAATTAGAAATTATGAATTTGTGACATTTCATCAGTCATTTGGATATGAAGATTTTATTGAAGGAATTAAACCTGTGATGGAAGAGGGTAGTCCTGAATTGACTTACGAGATTCAGGACGGTGTTTTTAAAAAACTCTGTATGCGAGCTCAGGGAGATCCAGATAATCAATACGCAATATTTATAGATGAGATAAACCGTGGAAATGTTTCAAGCATCTTCGGGGAACTTATCACATTGGTTGAGAACGACAAACGGATTGGCGAAGAAAATGAAATGACAGCTATACTCCCATACTCCAAACAAAGCTTTGGTGTACCAAGGAATATTCACATTATTGGCACTATGAACACTGCCGACCGCTCTGTTGAAGCTTTAGATACAGCGCTTAGACGAAGATTCGTATTTGAAGAAATCATGCCAAATCCGTCATTGCTAAATCAAATAGTCTTCGACGGTTTTAACATGGAGGAAGTCTTGAGAACAATTAACGAACGAATTGAAGTTCTGTTGGATCGGGATCATACCATAGGTCATTCTTATTTTATCAGTCTGAATTCGGGTGATACTATAAAACTCAAATCGATTTTCGCCAATAACATAATTCCTCTGTTACAGGAATATTTCTATCACGATTATGAAAAAATAGCCTTGATCCTGGGCGAGGGATTTGTTACGCCGAATAAACTAAAAATAAATTTTGCGACTTTTAAAGAGATTGATACCCCGGAATCGGAAACAAAATATCAACTCAGAACTCAAATTACTGATATTGAGAAAGCAGTTCGCATATTATTAAATCAGGATGAGCAGGACCAATAA
- a CDS encoding type I restriction endonuclease subunit R has protein sequence MSKPTDIERITQNRVVELFQDELQYTYLGNWEEREGNSNIEEEFLKKYLLRKDYSEAQIKKTIFELKEVATNFNDSLYTTNKKVYKKLRYGIQVKISAGDNYETIKLINWEDPIDNDFYIAEEVTIKGYKNKRPDVVLYINGIAIGILELKRGIVDIGEGIRQNITNMQDRFIQTFFATNQILFAGNDSEGLRYGSISSSEKFYFSWKEDVSDTSRLMLDKYLIKMCSKKRIIELLNDFVLYDGGIKKLPRVHQYFAVKEAQKYVNRYEGGIIWHTQGSGKSLTMVYLAIWILESNPKARIAIVTDRDELDKQIEGVFTDAGETIFRTKSGKDLMGKLGQHTPRLLCSLIHKFGKKDVTNFEKYIQELKENPVQVSGELFVFVDECHRTQSDKLHKTMKAILPNAVFIGFTGTPLLKKDKKTSLEVFGKYIHTYKFNEGVEDGVILDLMYEARDIDQKLTSPKRVDEWFKAKTRGLNDFQQAELKKKWGTMQNVLSSRSRMEKIVTDIEFDFATKRLLMSSRSNAILVANSIYEACEYYKLFQKTSFKGKCAVVTSYSPNTSDVTTEDTGANTETQKEAIYNLYEEILKEVVPQGNKSKTETYEDWAKNKFKKEPANMKLLVVVSKLLTGFDAPSCAYIYLDKSMQDHGLFQAICRTNRIDGEDKDYGYIVDYRGLFDSVGQAISVYTSELDMDDFEEEDVAVMLQDRIDAGKKRMDNTIEELALLCEPVEPPRGTLEYIRYFCGNPENEDDLKNTALRRTQLYKKTVAFIRAYANIADELQEAGYTDKDIRGIEKELDFYVKLREQIKKASGETLDMKTYEADMRHLLDAYIQAEEPEDITPFEGMSLLDIISNKGVAEAIGALPKGIKSNQGAIAETIENNVRKKIIKEQHIDPAFFEKISKLLDELIKLRKEGAIAYEEYLKRIAELAKKANTGQSEDTPDEITTPGMRVLYNNLDENIELVVQIDKVVKTESPADWRGNKARENVVKRNIYETLVNSIEDNNPTHSQLVSEPPEGYGIPTKVEMIFKLIKEQSEY, from the coding sequence ATGAGTAAACCCACGGATATAGAACGTATAACTCAGAACCGTGTGGTTGAGTTATTCCAAGACGAATTACAATATACTTATCTCGGCAATTGGGAAGAGCGAGAGGGCAATAGCAACATTGAAGAAGAATTTCTCAAAAAATATCTTCTTCGAAAAGACTATTCAGAAGCCCAAATCAAAAAAACCATTTTTGAGCTTAAGGAAGTTGCCACCAATTTTAACGATAGCTTATATACTACCAACAAAAAAGTCTATAAAAAACTACGTTACGGTATTCAGGTAAAAATAAGTGCTGGCGATAACTACGAAACCATTAAGCTCATTAACTGGGAAGACCCTATAGATAATGACTTTTATATCGCTGAAGAGGTAACGATAAAGGGTTATAAAAACAAGCGTCCAGATGTTGTATTATATATCAATGGTATTGCAATAGGTATATTGGAATTAAAACGGGGTATCGTGGATATCGGTGAAGGTATACGCCAGAACATCACCAATATGCAGGACCGCTTTATCCAGACATTTTTCGCTACCAACCAAATTCTCTTTGCAGGTAATGATTCGGAAGGTCTGCGTTATGGCTCCATCAGTAGTTCAGAGAAATTCTATTTCAGTTGGAAGGAAGATGTGAGCGATACCAGCAGATTAATGCTGGATAAATACCTCATCAAAATGTGTTCTAAAAAGCGCATCATTGAGTTACTTAATGATTTTGTACTCTATGATGGAGGAATTAAAAAATTGCCTAGGGTTCACCAATATTTTGCGGTTAAGGAAGCTCAGAAGTATGTAAATCGATACGAAGGTGGTATTATTTGGCACACCCAAGGAAGCGGTAAGAGCTTAACCATGGTATATCTGGCTATATGGATATTAGAGAGCAATCCCAAGGCTCGTATTGCCATCGTTACAGACCGTGATGAACTCGACAAGCAGATTGAAGGTGTATTCACGGATGCTGGTGAAACTATATTTAGAACCAAGAGTGGTAAAGACCTTATGGGTAAATTAGGTCAGCATACGCCACGACTGCTTTGTTCGTTAATCCATAAGTTTGGAAAGAAAGATGTAACAAACTTTGAGAAATACATCCAAGAGTTAAAGGAAAACCCCGTTCAGGTTTCTGGTGAATTATTCGTGTTTGTAGATGAGTGTCACAGAACCCAGAGTGATAAACTTCACAAAACCATGAAAGCCATATTGCCCAATGCAGTTTTCATTGGCTTTACTGGGACCCCATTGCTGAAAAAGGATAAAAAAACCAGTTTAGAAGTATTTGGTAAGTATATACATACCTACAAGTTCAATGAAGGCGTTGAGGATGGTGTTATTCTGGATTTAATGTATGAGGCACGTGACATCGACCAAAAATTGACTTCACCGAAAAGGGTAGATGAATGGTTTAAAGCTAAAACACGGGGCTTAAATGACTTCCAGCAAGCAGAACTAAAGAAAAAATGGGGAACCATGCAAAATGTACTTAGCAGTCGTTCTCGTATGGAGAAAATCGTAACCGATATAGAGTTTGACTTTGCCACCAAACGATTGTTGATGTCTTCTCGTAGCAATGCGATATTAGTAGCTAACTCAATATATGAAGCTTGTGAGTATTACAAATTATTTCAGAAAACCTCATTTAAAGGTAAGTGTGCGGTGGTAACATCGTATAGTCCAAATACCAGCGATGTTACCACAGAAGATACAGGTGCCAACACGGAAACTCAAAAGGAAGCTATCTATAATCTGTATGAAGAAATATTAAAGGAAGTAGTGCCCCAAGGCAATAAATCTAAAACGGAAACCTACGAAGATTGGGCTAAAAATAAGTTTAAGAAGGAACCCGCCAACATGAAATTGCTGGTGGTTGTATCGAAGCTTCTAACGGGTTTTGATGCTCCAAGCTGTGCTTATATCTATTTAGATAAAAGCATGCAGGACCATGGCTTATTTCAAGCCATATGTCGTACCAACCGTATTGATGGAGAAGATAAAGACTATGGTTATATAGTTGACTATAGAGGATTATTTGATAGTGTTGGGCAAGCCATATCGGTTTATACCTCGGAATTGGATATGGATGATTTTGAAGAGGAAGATGTAGCCGTTATGCTTCAAGACCGAATAGATGCAGGAAAAAAACGAATGGATAACACCATAGAAGAATTAGCACTGCTATGTGAACCAGTGGAACCACCGAGAGGTACCTTAGAATACATTCGTTATTTCTGCGGTAATCCAGAAAATGAGGACGATTTAAAAAATACCGCTTTAAGACGTACCCAGTTATACAAGAAAACAGTTGCATTTATTCGTGCTTATGCCAACATAGCAGATGAATTACAAGAAGCGGGCTACACCGACAAAGACATTAGAGGCATCGAAAAAGAACTCGATTTTTATGTGAAGCTTAGAGAGCAAATTAAAAAAGCTTCTGGGGAGACATTGGACATGAAGACCTATGAGGCTGATATGCGCCATTTATTAGATGCTTACATACAAGCTGAAGAACCAGAAGACATTACACCATTTGAAGGTATGTCTCTTTTAGATATTATCTCAAATAAAGGTGTAGCCGAAGCTATTGGGGCATTGCCAAAAGGGATTAAAAGTAATCAGGGAGCGATTGCAGAGACTATAGAGAATAACGTCAGGAAAAAGATTATAAAAGAGCAACATATTGACCCAGCTTTTTTTGAGAAAATATCGAAGTTACTCGATGAATTAATCAAGTTACGTAAAGAAGGAGCCATAGCATATGAAGAATATCTAAAGCGAATTGCTGAACTCGCCAAAAAGGCGAATACTGGTCAATCAGAAGATACCCCCGATGAGATTACCACTCCTGGCATGAGAGTGTTATACAACAATCTGGATGAAAACATAGAATTGGTGGTGCAGATTGATAAAGTGGTTAAAACAGAAAGTCCAGCCGATTGGAGAGGCAATAAGGCTAGAGAAAATGTTGTGAAAAGGAATATTTATGAAACCCTAGTGAATTCAATTGAAGACAACAATCCAACTCATTCTCAATTGGTTTCTGAACCTCCCGAAGGTTATGGAATACCAACCAAAGTGGAGATGATATTTAAACTTATTAAAGAGCAATCGGAATATTAA
- a CDS encoding McrC family protein, with amino-acid sequence MSRTNKIQVFEHKVLKIGHRYNDIRFENRHFDALAKLNQYHDNRYFTLLHKAIKFSEYVGVIQVDDLVIEILPKVDNTGGKEGLWQKVLIDMLKATKKLKVQNVGEAKISKQNIHLLDIYFEWYLNEIQDLIRKGLIKKYYLNTENVKALKGKLEFAGHIQQNLIHKERFYTSHQIYDKDHLIHQILNRALSIIENLSKGDYLYSKCKTVQLDFPETSYLTCSAQTFQKIKFNRKNAPYRTAIEIARIIILNYAPNVTSGSEQLLALLFDMNRLWEDYVLIQLKKKLSDSIYQVFGQNTKPFINSNYLKPDIVIQNIHDASDVYIIDTKWKVPGKSTAKNEDLRQLYTYGRFWKAKKVLLLYPGDIKKGMYEFFLTDDYIRLSGSDTAEYSFLEIKHQCKMGSVSIIDENNLGLDQNIGEKILEILELPVS; translated from the coding sequence ATGAGCAGGACCAATAAAATACAGGTTTTTGAACATAAAGTATTGAAAATTGGCCATCGGTATAATGATATTAGGTTCGAAAATAGACATTTCGATGCCCTGGCAAAACTAAATCAGTATCACGACAATAGATACTTCACACTGTTGCATAAAGCAATTAAATTTTCGGAGTATGTCGGGGTAATACAAGTTGATGACTTAGTCATCGAAATTCTTCCGAAAGTGGACAATACAGGCGGTAAAGAAGGTCTATGGCAGAAGGTATTAATCGATATGCTAAAAGCAACAAAAAAGTTGAAAGTTCAAAATGTTGGTGAAGCTAAAATCTCAAAGCAAAATATTCATTTGCTCGATATTTATTTCGAGTGGTATTTAAATGAAATTCAGGATTTAATTCGAAAAGGTCTAATTAAAAAGTATTATTTAAATACCGAAAACGTAAAAGCATTGAAGGGCAAACTGGAGTTTGCGGGACATATACAACAAAATTTAATCCATAAAGAACGTTTTTACACGTCGCATCAGATTTATGATAAAGATCATCTTATACATCAAATACTAAACCGGGCATTATCGATAATCGAGAATTTATCCAAGGGAGATTACTTGTATTCCAAATGTAAAACGGTGCAATTAGATTTTCCTGAAACTTCGTACCTCACTTGTTCTGCACAAACATTTCAAAAAATTAAGTTCAATCGGAAAAACGCACCATATAGGACTGCCATTGAAATTGCCAGAATTATAATTCTAAATTATGCCCCAAATGTTACATCCGGATCCGAACAATTGTTGGCTTTATTATTCGATATGAACAGGCTATGGGAAGATTATGTCTTAATTCAATTAAAAAAGAAACTTTCAGATTCCATTTATCAAGTGTTTGGACAAAATACCAAACCATTTATTAACTCAAATTATCTCAAACCGGATATTGTGATCCAGAATATACATGATGCTTCAGACGTTTATATTATAGATACTAAATGGAAAGTACCCGGTAAGAGTACTGCCAAGAATGAAGACTTGCGACAATTGTATACATATGGTCGCTTCTGGAAAGCAAAAAAAGTCTTGCTCCTTTATCCGGGTGATATTAAGAAAGGAATGTATGAATTCTTCTTAACCGATGATTATATTCGGCTTAGCGGTTCAGACACAGCAGAGTATTCCTTTCTTGAAATAAAACATCAATGCAAAATGGGATCTGTTTCTATTATAGATGAAAACAATTTAGGTCTAGATCAAAATATAGGTGAAAAAATACTTGAGATTTTGGAACTACCTGTATCTTAA
- a CDS encoding M48 family metallopeptidase: protein MEHLRLGNIDIEVELKDIKNIHLSVYPPNGRVRIAAPERMDLDTVRIFAISKLQWIKNQQEILQQQEREPKREYLNRESHYFFGKRYLLKIHQLDAAPKVELDHKYIHLYVRPNASTEKRAEVMDEWHRAELKKIAPKLITKWEKHIGVKSNDYGIKRMRTKWGSCNTNAKRIWLNLELAKKPKDCLEYIIVHELVHLLERSHNLRFVKLMDEFMPKWRFHRDELNRLPYSHVDWDY, encoded by the coding sequence ATGGAGCATTTGCGATTGGGAAATATTGACATTGAAGTAGAACTGAAGGATATAAAAAATATCCACCTGAGTGTGTACCCCCCAAATGGTAGGGTTCGAATTGCAGCACCAGAAAGAATGGATTTGGACACCGTAAGGATTTTCGCTATTTCAAAGTTACAATGGATTAAAAACCAGCAAGAAATCCTCCAACAGCAAGAACGTGAACCCAAAAGAGAGTATCTAAATCGTGAGAGTCATTATTTTTTTGGTAAACGGTATTTGCTAAAAATCCACCAATTGGATGCTGCTCCAAAAGTGGAATTGGACCATAAATATATCCACCTTTATGTTAGACCTAATGCATCAACTGAAAAGCGGGCTGAGGTGATGGATGAATGGCATAGAGCAGAACTCAAAAAGATTGCTCCTAAGCTTATCACTAAATGGGAAAAGCACATTGGTGTAAAAAGTAATGACTACGGTATCAAAAGGATGCGTACCAAATGGGGAAGCTGTAATACGAATGCAAAACGTATTTGGCTTAATCTGGAACTAGCGAAGAAACCAAAAGACTGTTTGGAATACATTATTGTGCATGAATTGGTCCATTTATTAGAGAGAAGCCATAACCTACGATTCGTCAAATTGATGGATGAATTTATGCCGAAATGGCGATTTCATAGGGATGAGTTAAACCGATTGCCCTATAGTCATGTGGATTGGGATTATTAA